In Janthinobacterium agaricidamnosum NBRC 102515 = DSM 9628, the DNA window GACCGGCATAGGACTACATTAGGGATCAATGTAGGATTTATCCGATAAAAGTGCAAACGAGAAGCAAGTTCCCGTTTGCATTCAGTTTTACTCAACAGTATCAAACTTCAAAAACTCACGTGGTGCGCGCACCGGAGCCGCCGCTTTTTTGACTGGAACCGCCCTGGTTTTGATCACGATCCCTATCCTCGTCGCGATCCAGATTGGGATTGTCGCGCGCGCCGGCGGCATTGCCGGCGTTGGCATTGGCGCTTTGGCGGTTGCCATCGTTTTTATGGCTTTGACTGCCGGCGCGGCGTGCTTCTTCAGAAGTGAATTCGTGCGCCGTGCCTTTTTCATGGGCGGCGCGTCCGCCTTCGCTGGCGATTTCACGCTGTTGTTCAGGGTCCATTGAGGCAAACCCCCGTTTGCTGGTGTCGCTCTGCTTGTTTTCGCTGGTCCGGCTGCCGCTTTGCTGGCTACCCTGGCTGCCGCCCTGCTTGACGTCCTGTTTGCTGTCCTGTTTGGTGTCTGGTTTATTATCTTGCCTGCTGCCTGATTTGTTGTCCGTGGCCATGATTATCTCCTTTAGAAATAGTTTGCTTACCTCGCACTCCGATCGGAGTAAAGCGGTAAGGAGTCGTCATGGTAGTGCGCTCCCGGGCGCTACAGAATAGGAGAACGGCACGGCCGTACGTAGGATGATTCCCGCCTGCGGTGGCATGGTCAAAAGCTGTTTTTGATCGCCGGTATCGCTGTGGATGCAAGCGTATCTGGAAGAATCAGGCGGCTTCAAACACCATATTATCCGCCGTCAAAAAAATCCGTTCTCCCGCTTGCGGTTTCACAAGATAACCACCGGT includes these proteins:
- a CDS encoding KGG domain-containing protein gives rise to the protein MATDNKSGSRQDNKPDTKQDSKQDVKQGGSQGSQQSGSRTSENKQSDTSKRGFASMDPEQQREIASEGGRAAHEKGTAHEFTSEEARRAGSQSHKNDGNRQSANANAGNAAGARDNPNLDRDEDRDRDQNQGGSSQKSGGSGARTT